The proteins below are encoded in one region of Phaseolus vulgaris cultivar G19833 chromosome 1, P. vulgaris v2.0, whole genome shotgun sequence:
- the LOC137814075 gene encoding putative pentatricopeptide repeat-containing protein At5g52630 encodes MLPVQSDCRDICKVLVCLTHSRSLPKGLQLHAYVIKLGFEALPLVCHHFINFYSKTNLPHSSHKLFDSFPHKSATTWSSVISAFAQNDLPHLALRFFRRMLRHGLLPDDHTLPTASKSCAALSSLPIAHSLHALALKTANHFDVFVGSSLVDMYAKCGEINLARKVFDEMPHKNVVSWSGLIYGYSQLGLHEEALNHFKCALEQDCDIRVNDFTLSSVLRVCSASTLFELGKQVHGLCFKTSFDSSCFVASSLISLYSKCGVVEGAYKVFEEVKVRNLGMWNAMLIACAQHAHTGKTFELFEEMGSVGVKPNFITFLCLLYACSHAGLVERGKHYFKLMKEHGIEPGSQHHATMVDLLGRAGKLDEAVRVIEEMPMEPTESVWGALLTGCRIHGNTDLASFVADRVFEMGAVSSGINVLLSNAYAAAGRWEEAARARKMLRDQGIKKETGLSWVEEGNRIHTFAAGDRSHGKTKEIYEKLEDLGEKLAKAGYVADTSFVLKEVDGDEKSQTIRYHSERLAIAFGLITFPEERPIRVMKNLRVCGDCHTAIKFISKCTGRVIIVRDNNRFHRFEEGKCTCGDYW; translated from the coding sequence ATGCTCCCAGTGCAGAGTGACTGCAGAGACATTTGCAAGGTGCTGGTGTGTCTAACACATTCAAGGTCACTCCCCAAGGGTCTTCAACTCCATGCATACGTCATCAAATTAGGGTTTGAAGCTCTTCCATTGGTGTGCCACCATTTCATCAACTTCTACTCCAAAACTAACCTTCCCCATTCCTCGCACAAACTCTTCGATTCCTTTCCCCACAAATCCGCCACCACATGGAGCTCCGTCATCTCCGCCTTCGCCCAGAACGATCTCCCCCACCTCGCCCTCCGCTTCTTCCGTCGCATGCTCCGCCATGGCCTCCTTCCCGACGACCACACCCTCCCAACGGCTTCAAAGTCCTGCGCCGCCCTCTCATCCCTCCCCATCGCCCACTCCCTCCACGCCCTCGCCCTCAAAACCGCCAACCACTTCGACGTCTTCGTCGGAAGCTCCCTCGTCGACATGTACGCTAAATGCGGCGAAATAAACCTTGCGCGTAAGGTGTTCGACGAAATGCCTCATAAAAACGTTGTCTCCTGGAGCGGCTTGATATACGGGTACTCCCAATTGGGTCTCCATGAGGAGGCTTTGAACCACTTTAAATGTGCTTTGGAGCAGGATTGTGATATTCGGGTTAATGATTTTACGTTGTCTAGTGTTTTGAGGGTTTGTAGTGCTTCCACGTTGTTTGAGTTGGGGAAGCAAGTGCATGGATTGTGTTTTAAGACTAGTTTTGATTCGTCCTGCTTTGTGGCTAGTTCGTTGATCTCGTTGTATTCTAAGTGTGGGGTTGTGGAAGGGGCTTACAAAGTTTTTGAGGAGGTGAAGGTGAGGAACCTTGGAATGTGGAATGCGATGTTGATTGCGTGTGCTCAGCATGCTCACACGGGTAAAACGTTTGAGCTGTTTGAGGAGATGGGGAGTGTCGGGGTGAAGCCGAATTTCATCACGTTTTTGTGTCTGCTTTATGCGTGCAGTCACGCGGGGTTGGTGGAGAGGGGGAAGCATTACTTTAAGTTGATGAAGGAGCATGGGATTGAACCCGGATCGCAGCATCATGCAACTATGGTGGATTTGCTTGGTCGTGCTGGGAAATTGGATGAAGCGGTTCGGGTGATTGAGGAAATGCCTATGGAGCCAACGGAATCTGTTTGGGGGGCTTTGTTGACTGGGTGTAGGATTCATGGGAACACTGATTTGGCTTCATTTGTGGCTGATAGGGTTTTTGAGATGGGTGCTGTGAGTTCTGGGATTAATGTTTTGCTTTCTAATGCTTATGCTGCTGCTGGAAGATGGGAGGAAGCGGCAAGAGCAAGAAAGATGCTGAGGGATCAGGGAATAAAGAAAGAAACTGGTTTAAGTTGGGTGGAGGAGGGTAATAGGATTCATACATTTGCTGCTGGGGATAGGTCTCATGGGAAGACCAAGGAAATTTATGAGAAGTTGGAGGACCTGGGAGAGAAACTGGCAAAAGCTGGGTATGTTGCAGACACGTCTTTTGTGTTGAAAGAAGTGGATGGAGATGAGAAGAGTCAAACTATAAGGTATCATAGTGAAAGGTTGGCCATAGCGTTTGGACTTATTACTTTTCCTGAGGAGCGACCTATTAGAGTGATGAAGAACTTGCGTGTTTGTGGAGATTGCCACACTGCAATCAAGTTTATTAGCAAGTGTACTGGAAGGGTAATCATTGTGAGGGACAATAACCGGTTCCATCGATTTGAGGAGGGAAAATGCACTTGCGGAGATTATTGGTGA